The following proteins come from a genomic window of Acetivibrio cellulolyticus CD2:
- a CDS encoding EFR1 family ferrodoxin (N-terminal region resembles flavodoxins. C-terminal ferrodoxin region binds two 4Fe-4S clusters.) has translation MSKKVLIVYFSGTGGTKRIADSFEQTFSGKNCSVTKHSLDKAEYESYKEKYEDLINQSDLIVLLYPVYILGAPLPIYKWIEDLKSKEGKATVVISVSGGGDVWPNTSCRVNVIKALEKKNYDVVYEKMMVMTSNVFIQYNDHTAMHILNSINERVNKIVNDLLEGKKRREKLHISTYLFSLMRTDKEAGKFGKLLRVNENCSGCGWCVKNCPQQNWEMENGRPISTDRCVGCFRCIYGCPNRAIYFQNGDKTILKDGFNIEEVEKRMNGIPLEPVEKCCKGLMLIGVKKYLLEKD, from the coding sequence ATGAGTAAAAAGGTTTTAATAGTTTATTTCTCCGGTACAGGAGGGACAAAAAGAATTGCTGATTCTTTTGAACAAACATTTAGTGGGAAAAATTGCAGTGTAACAAAGCATTCATTGGATAAAGCTGAATATGAATCATATAAAGAAAAGTATGAAGACTTGATTAATCAGAGTGACTTAATCGTTTTATTATATCCTGTATATATATTAGGAGCTCCTTTACCCATATATAAATGGATTGAAGACTTAAAAAGCAAGGAGGGTAAAGCAACTGTAGTAATATCAGTGTCAGGCGGTGGAGATGTGTGGCCGAATACTTCATGCAGAGTCAATGTAATTAAAGCTCTTGAAAAGAAAAACTACGATGTTGTGTACGAAAAAATGATGGTTATGACTTCAAATGTTTTTATTCAGTATAATGACCATACTGCTATGCACATTTTGAACAGCATTAATGAAAGAGTAAATAAAATTGTCAATGACTTACTTGAGGGGAAAAAACGAAGGGAAAAGCTCCATATAAGCACGTATCTTTTTAGTCTGATGCGTACGGATAAGGAAGCTGGGAAGTTTGGCAAGTTGCTTAGGGTGAATGAGAATTGTTCAGGATGCGGTTGGTGTGTAAAAAATTGTCCTCAGCAAAATTGGGAAATGGAAAATGGAAGGCCAATATCCACAGATCGTTGTGTTGGATGTTTTCGCTGCATCTATGGCTGTCCTAATAGAGCAATTTATTTCCAAAACGGAGATAAAACAATTTTGAAAGACGGATTCAACATAGAAGAAGTTGAGAAGAGAATGAATGGCATTCCTCTGGAACCGGTTGAAAAATGCTGCAAAGGACTCATGCTAATAGGGGTTAAAAAGTATTTGCTGGAGAAGGATTAA
- a CDS encoding HD domain-containing protein, with protein MIRKSLILKIFSAAYMQRWNDKLRPIELIELDKQAHKMFIAYFIGKFEENKPGFSWIEIIEGGIFEMLQRIVITDIKPPVFYKIKADPKKYKLLNEYVYDNLETIISPLGEDFCNRFKNYFTDDEPSINKKILEAAHNYASRWEFEIIERLNPNGYEVQEIKREFIERIEKYNDLEGMKQLALNSNYKNFIELCGHLRFQARWSHLHRIPKTSVLGHSLFVAILSYLFSLEIAACPVRCSNNFFQGLFHDLPEVLTRDIISPIKSSVEGLSDLIKEIEKEQMEKQLYPLVPKEFLPEIRMFIEGEFENVILIDGKAENKSCEEINEKYNEDKYSPRDGRIIKASDELAAFIEAKVAIENGAVSEEFQEAKLNIKARYNGKHIAGINFGEIFADF; from the coding sequence ATGATAAGAAAAAGTCTGATATTGAAGATATTTTCTGCAGCTTACATGCAGCGTTGGAATGACAAGCTAAGGCCAATTGAACTTATTGAGCTTGATAAACAGGCACATAAGATGTTCATTGCATATTTTATAGGTAAATTTGAGGAAAACAAACCTGGTTTTAGTTGGATTGAAATTATTGAAGGCGGCATTTTTGAAATGCTTCAAAGAATTGTCATAACTGATATTAAGCCGCCTGTGTTTTACAAAATAAAGGCAGACCCAAAAAAGTACAAGCTTTTGAACGAATATGTATATGACAATCTGGAAACGATTATTTCACCGTTGGGAGAAGACTTCTGCAATAGATTTAAAAACTATTTTACTGATGATGAGCCGTCGATAAATAAAAAGATTCTGGAAGCGGCACATAACTACGCTTCCAGGTGGGAATTTGAAATAATTGAGCGCCTCAACCCTAATGGTTATGAGGTTCAGGAAATAAAGAGAGAATTTATTGAACGGATAGAAAAGTATAATGACCTAGAGGGTATGAAACAACTGGCATTAAACAGTAATTACAAGAACTTCATAGAGCTTTGCGGTCATTTGAGATTCCAGGCCAGATGGTCACATCTACATAGAATTCCAAAGACTTCGGTTCTTGGGCATTCATTATTTGTTGCAATTCTGTCTTATTTATTTTCACTTGAAATAGCTGCATGTCCTGTAAGGTGCTCCAATAATTTCTTTCAGGGACTTTTTCACGATCTTCCCGAGGTGCTCACAAGGGATATTATTTCACCTATAAAGAGCTCTGTTGAAGGTTTGAGTGATCTCATAAAGGAGATTGAAAAGGAACAGATGGAAAAACAGCTTTATCCGCTGGTGCCAAAGGAGTTTCTGCCTGAAATCAGGATGTTTATTGAGGGTGAGTTTGAAAACGTTATTCTTATAGATGGCAAAGCAGAAAATAAAAGCTGTGAAGAGATAAATGAAAAATATAATGAGGATAAATACAGTCCTAGAGATGGAAGAATTATAAAAGCTTCAGATGAGCTTGCGGCATTTATTGAGGCAAAGGTTGCCATTGAGAACGGTGCGGTGAGTGAAGAATTCCAGGAGGCAAAATTAAATATTAAAGCAAGGTATAATGGCAAACATATAGCAGGTATCAATTTCGGTGAAATATTTGCTGACTTTTAG
- the tsaE gene encoding tRNA (adenosine(37)-N6)-threonylcarbamoyltransferase complex ATPase subunit type 1 TsaE produces the protein MKQIKTYSADETTQVGRALGSILNRGDVVCLTGDLGTGKTALTNGIASALGIEDYITSPTFTIVNEYKTEVPLYHFDVYRISDPEEMYDIGFEEYLYGEGVVVIEWAELIKGILPDDLIWVKISKDLASGVDTREISIDFQGEKYEGYIDRLKL, from the coding sequence ATGAAACAAATTAAAACCTATTCTGCAGATGAAACTACGCAAGTTGGCAGGGCGCTTGGAAGCATTTTAAACAGAGGTGATGTAGTATGCCTGACCGGTGATTTGGGCACCGGTAAAACAGCACTTACCAATGGAATAGCCAGTGCTCTTGGTATAGAAGATTATATAACCAGTCCTACTTTCACCATTGTGAACGAATACAAGACAGAAGTTCCGCTTTACCATTTTGATGTCTACAGGATTTCTGACCCGGAAGAGATGTATGATATTGGTTTTGAGGAATATCTTTATGGTGAGGGTGTAGTTGTCATTGAGTGGGCTGAATTGATAAAAGGTATTCTGCCTGATGACCTTATATGGGTGAAAATAAGCAAGGATCTTGCCTCCGGTGTGGATACAAGAGAGATTTCTATTGATTTTCAAGGTGAAAAGTACGAAGGTTACATTGATAGATTAAAACTCTAA
- a CDS encoding TetR/AcrR family transcriptional regulator, whose protein sequence is MAKNESKEKRVNDILNAAVEIFVEKGYENTTMNEIASRAGISKGGLYHHFLTKDMVFLHANQKLIEPIYEIMRQVETFNSMKEGLEFYIGSYLRYWMERKNELIFFSL, encoded by the coding sequence ATGGCAAAAAATGAATCGAAAGAAAAACGTGTAAATGACATTTTAAATGCTGCAGTAGAGATTTTTGTGGAGAAGGGCTATGAAAACACTACTATGAATGAAATAGCCTCAAGAGCTGGAATAAGTAAAGGTGGTCTATATCACCACTTCCTTACTAAAGACATGGTTTTTCTCCATGCAAATCAAAAGCTGATAGAGCCAATATATGAAATAATGAGGCAGGTAGAAACCTTTAATAGCATGAAAGAGGGGCTGGAGTTTTATATTGGCAGTTATTTGAGGTATTGGATGGAACGTAAAAATGAACTGATTTTCTTTTCTTTATAA
- a CDS encoding amidohydrolase, with translation MLLIRNGKVLTMTGTDYDNGYILIDEGKIVEVGRNKKSFKNMKDLDIIDAEGKYVLPGFIDAHCHVGMWEDSIGFEGDDGNEMTDPVTPHLRAIDAVYHLDRCFREALESGVTTVVTGPGSANVIGGQFVALKTYGKRIEEMIVKDPVAIKVALGENPKTVYNERKQAPSTRMATAAILRESLLKAKEYKELLDEYNNDKENVDKPEYDMKFEALLKVLNKEIPVKAHAHRADDIITAIRIAKEFDIRITIEHCTEGHLIKEILVEEGVPVIVGPMISDRSKVELRNLSVKAPGILAKSGVKTAIMTDHPCVPIQYLSLSAALAVREGMNEEDAIKAITINAAELTEIDKRVGSLEPGKDADVIIMDGPPLELKTRVVTTIINGRVVYERKDDETN, from the coding sequence ATGCTGCTTATAAGAAACGGAAAGGTACTTACAATGACAGGTACTGATTACGATAATGGATACATTCTTATTGATGAGGGAAAAATAGTTGAAGTAGGCCGGAATAAGAAAAGTTTTAAGAATATGAAGGATTTGGATATTATAGATGCTGAAGGTAAATATGTGCTTCCGGGATTTATTGATGCCCACTGTCATGTAGGGATGTGGGAGGATTCTATTGGATTTGAAGGGGACGATGGAAATGAAATGACAGACCCTGTAACTCCCCATTTGCGCGCAATTGATGCCGTATATCATCTTGACAGATGTTTTAGGGAAGCTTTAGAAAGCGGAGTTACTACGGTTGTAACGGGACCGGGAAGTGCAAATGTAATAGGCGGGCAGTTTGTTGCATTAAAGACTTATGGAAAACGTATAGAAGAAATGATAGTCAAAGATCCTGTTGCAATAAAGGTTGCATTAGGCGAAAATCCAAAAACAGTTTACAATGAAAGAAAACAGGCTCCATCAACACGTATGGCAACGGCTGCAATCTTGAGGGAAAGTCTTTTGAAGGCAAAAGAGTATAAGGAGCTTCTTGACGAATATAACAATGATAAGGAAAATGTGGACAAGCCCGAGTATGATATGAAATTTGAAGCCCTACTGAAGGTGCTCAATAAGGAAATTCCGGTAAAGGCGCATGCCCATAGAGCAGATGATATAATTACTGCAATAAGGATTGCCAAGGAGTTTGATATAAGGATTACTATAGAGCATTGTACTGAGGGACACCTTATTAAAGAAATTTTGGTTGAGGAAGGAGTTCCTGTAATTGTCGGTCCGATGATTTCAGACAGATCAAAGGTAGAACTTAGAAACTTAAGTGTTAAAGCTCCGGGTATACTGGCAAAGTCGGGTGTTAAGACAGCAATTATGACAGATCATCCCTGTGTTCCTATCCAATATCTGTCTCTTTCTGCTGCACTTGCAGTAAGGGAGGGTATGAATGAAGAAGATGCGATTAAAGCTATAACAATCAATGCTGCAGAGCTGACAGAGATTGATAAAAGGGTTGGTAGCCTTGAACCTGGAAAGGATGCCGATGTAATAATAATGGATGGACCTCCGTTGGAGCTTAAGACAAGGGTTGTTACTACTATTATAAATGGACGGGTAGTATATGAAAGGAAAGACGATGAAACAAATTAA
- the rpsI gene encoding 30S ribosomal protein S9 yields MAKVQYYGTGRRKKSIARVRLVPGEGKVTINDRDLDTYFGLETLKVIVKQPLALTDTGSKFDVICKVIGGGYTGQAGAIRHGISRALLKADEELRPVLKKAGFLTRDPRMKERKKYGLKKARRAPQFSKR; encoded by the coding sequence ATGGCAAAGGTACAGTACTACGGAACTGGAAGAAGAAAAAAATCTATTGCAAGAGTTAGACTTGTTCCTGGAGAAGGAAAAGTTACTATAAATGATAGAGACCTTGATACTTATTTCGGATTGGAAACATTGAAAGTTATTGTTAAGCAGCCATTAGCGCTCACAGATACAGGAAGCAAGTTCGATGTAATCTGCAAAGTTATAGGTGGAGGTTACACTGGACAGGCGGGTGCTATAAGACACGGTATTTCAAGAGCCCTTTTAAAGGCTGATGAAGAGTTAAGACCTGTATTAAAGAAGGCTGGCTTCCTCACTAGAGACCCAAGAATGAAGGAAAGAAAGAAATACGGTCTCAAGAAAGCAAGAAGAGCGCCACAGTTCTCAAAGAGATAA
- the rimI gene encoding ribosomal protein S18-alanine N-acetyltransferase — protein sequence MSLYKIEVSRLTSDEIDEVMVVEKLSFAIPWSKQAFIEEVTNNKFARYIIAKIDGKTVGYAGLWKVCDEGHITNVAVHPEYRRNGVGFMLVRNLIDLSIKEDIARLTLEVRRSNIPAQNLYTKFGFKVEGFRKEYYADNKEDAMIMWKENAI from the coding sequence ATGAGCTTATATAAAATTGAAGTATCTCGCTTAACGTCAGATGAAATTGATGAGGTGATGGTGGTAGAGAAGCTTAGCTTTGCAATTCCATGGTCAAAGCAAGCCTTTATTGAGGAAGTCACAAATAATAAGTTTGCAAGATATATTATAGCTAAAATAGATGGGAAAACGGTTGGTTATGCCGGTTTATGGAAAGTTTGCGATGAAGGGCATATAACAAATGTTGCAGTTCATCCTGAGTATAGAAGAAATGGTGTAGGTTTTATGCTGGTAAGGAACTTGATTGACCTGTCAATAAAGGAAGATATTGCAAGGCTGACTCTTGAAGTCAGACGGAGTAATATTCCAGCACAAAACTTGTATACTAAATTCGGATTTAAAGTTGAAGGCTTTCGGAAGGAATACTATGCAGATAATAAGGAAGATGCAATGATAATGTGGAAAGAAAACGCAATATAA
- the tsaB gene encoding tRNA (adenosine(37)-N6)-threonylcarbamoyltransferase complex dimerization subunit type 1 TsaB codes for MKVLAIDTSTVVAAVALMDGEKLLGEYSLNNKKTHSQKLMVMVKEILTDLEIKPADIDVFAASIGPGSFTGLRIGVTTAKAMAYATSKPVIGVPTLDALAYNVVTSSLIICPILDARNNQVFTALYETKDNKIERITEYIGVPVSELVQIIKEKNRKVIFTGDAIDLHKDFFISELDGNCEFAPLSVRLQRASSVAEIALKMAKDGKTESSFELVPFYLRKSQAERELEKKLCGKGEK; via the coding sequence ATGAAAGTACTTGCTATTGATACGTCTACAGTAGTTGCTGCAGTTGCATTAATGGATGGCGAAAAGCTTTTAGGTGAGTATTCATTAAATAATAAGAAGACACATTCACAAAAGCTTATGGTCATGGTTAAAGAAATACTAACTGATTTGGAGATTAAGCCTGCGGATATTGATGTTTTCGCAGCGTCAATAGGTCCAGGCTCTTTTACCGGATTAAGAATCGGTGTTACAACGGCAAAAGCTATGGCTTATGCAACGTCGAAACCGGTAATCGGTGTTCCAACATTAGATGCTTTGGCATATAATGTTGTTACAAGCAGTTTGATTATTTGTCCGATTTTGGATGCCAGAAACAATCAGGTGTTTACAGCACTATACGAAACCAAGGATAATAAGATCGAGAGGATTACAGAGTATATAGGAGTACCTGTATCCGAGTTGGTACAAATTATAAAGGAAAAGAACAGGAAAGTAATATTTACAGGAGATGCGATCGATTTACATAAAGATTTCTTCATATCGGAACTTGACGGAAATTGTGAGTTTGCACCTTTGAGCGTGAGACTTCAAAGAGCGTCATCAGTGGCAGAAATTGCACTTAAGATGGCTAAGGACGGGAAGACGGAGAGTAGTTTTGAATTGGTGCCCTTCTATTTGAGAAAATCTCAGGCGGAAAGAGAGTTAGAAAAGAAACTCTGCGGAAAAGGTGAAAAATAA
- a CDS encoding ATP-binding protein, whose translation MSIVILAIIAAGIAFYFNTDNAEYMSYKDFYSHVEKGDVASAQIGENEVRFYLEGEKTDYRTDNPELDSFKEFLLLNGVKVENEESMDEIIVRITDIIFNVLFFGVIIFAIFKLKNYMSAFKVIRHSETRFSDVAGMEALKKDMLQAVDILKHPKEYGAKGIRQINGIMLEGNPGNGKTLFARALAGEADVNFIATKATDFQSAIMSIGPSKIKSLFKKARANKPCIIFIDEFDGIGEKRNFSGTGIDKENNRLITAMLNELDGFTRESGVMVIAATNNYRALDEALVRAGRFDKKYTVPYPDFNTRIELIRIYTKDKKLEAGISIEEVASKFEGLSCSQIETILNEAAMIATSEGRLEIKAEDLIAAIKRTCNISTVKDGTKRA comes from the coding sequence ATGTCAATAGTTATACTTGCAATCATTGCTGCTGGTATAGCTTTCTATTTTAATACTGATAATGCGGAATATATGTCTTATAAGGATTTTTACAGTCATGTGGAAAAGGGAGATGTAGCTTCTGCGCAAATAGGTGAAAACGAGGTAAGGTTTTATCTGGAAGGAGAAAAAACAGATTACCGTACAGATAATCCAGAGCTGGATTCGTTTAAAGAATTTCTACTCCTTAACGGAGTTAAAGTAGAAAATGAAGAAAGTATGGATGAAATTATTGTTAGAATTACAGATATAATTTTTAACGTGCTTTTTTTCGGAGTTATAATATTTGCGATATTTAAATTGAAAAATTATATGAGTGCATTTAAAGTAATCCGACACAGTGAAACGAGGTTTTCAGATGTTGCAGGCATGGAGGCATTGAAAAAGGATATGCTTCAGGCCGTAGACATCTTAAAACATCCTAAAGAGTATGGGGCTAAGGGTATACGTCAGATAAATGGAATAATGCTTGAAGGGAATCCTGGGAATGGAAAGACTTTATTTGCAAGGGCACTTGCCGGAGAAGCAGATGTAAATTTTATTGCAACAAAGGCAACGGATTTTCAAAGTGCAATTATGTCCATTGGTCCAAGCAAAATTAAGTCACTTTTTAAGAAAGCTCGTGCTAACAAGCCTTGTATTATATTTATTGATGAATTTGACGGAATAGGTGAGAAGAGAAATTTTTCCGGGACAGGCATTGATAAGGAAAATAACAGACTTATAACAGCAATGCTGAACGAACTGGATGGTTTTACACGTGAAAGCGGAGTTATGGTCATTGCTGCAACTAATAACTATAGGGCACTTGATGAAGCACTGGTTCGTGCGGGAAGATTTGATAAAAAATACACTGTTCCGTATCCTGACTTTAATACGAGGATAGAATTGATTAGAATCTATACAAAAGACAAGAAATTAGAAGCTGGTATATCAATAGAGGAAGTGGCATCCAAGTTTGAGGGGTTAAGCTGCTCACAGATTGAAACGATACTTAACGAAGCTGCAATGATTGCAACAAGTGAAGGACGTCTTGAGATAAAAGCAGAAGACTTAATTGCTGCAATAAAAAGAACCTGCAATATTTCAACAGTAAAAGATGGAACAAAAAGAGCATGA
- the rplM gene encoding 50S ribosomal protein L13, producing the protein MKTFMAKDHEVQRKWYIVDAEGKPLGRLASEVAKILRGKNKPEYTPHVDTGDHVIVVNAEKVLLTGKKLEQKMYRHHSLYPGGLKEIKYRIFMQEKPERAVEIAIKGMLPHNSLGRAMFRKLKVYKGTEHEHQAQKPEKLEIL; encoded by the coding sequence ATGAAGACTTTTATGGCAAAAGACCATGAAGTTCAAAGAAAGTGGTACATTGTTGACGCCGAAGGCAAACCACTTGGAAGATTGGCTAGCGAAGTTGCAAAGATTTTAAGAGGAAAGAATAAACCTGAGTATACTCCACATGTTGATACAGGTGATCATGTAATAGTGGTGAATGCAGAGAAGGTTCTTCTCACAGGAAAGAAGTTGGAGCAGAAGATGTACAGACACCATTCACTTTATCCTGGAGGATTAAAGGAAATCAAGTACAGAATTTTTATGCAGGAAAAACCTGAAAGAGCTGTTGAAATAGCTATTAAGGGTATGCTTCCACATAATAGTCTTGGAAGAGCAATGTTCAGAAAATTAAAAGTTTACAAAGGTACTGAACATGAGCATCAGGCTCAAAAACCTGAAAAACTCGAAATATTATAA
- a CDS encoding Lon protease family protein, giving the protein MPRIKGLPYKMLRKECDPNSFKFNDTSELDALEDIIGQERATKALQFGLKIKTRGYNIFMSGSTGTGKTSYAQNYVKKIAQKAKTPDDWCYVYNFNNPNQPSALNLPAGLGKIFQGDMEDFVKVLQLEISRAFDSEDYEREKTSIAKEYQTRRNDLLERLNEDAEKQGFKVKTTNAGIYFLPVVEGKTISEEEYGDLDEKLKHEITEKSNIVQLETIDIIRKIKAIEKEAEEKVSEWENKIALFAVGMHINDLKEKYQDYKKVTDYLENIQEDILKNLDDFREEDYGDDQQQLLIPWIRSSEGSPTDKYRVNLLVDNSKLKGEPVIVDFNPTFFNLLGKLEYENEFGTMTTDYTMIKGGLFHQANGGYLILQAKDVLSNVQSWELLKRVLRTKQIAIENMKEQMGLVAVSTLKPEPIPVEIKVILVGSEYLYQALYEFDEDFKKLFKIKADFDAEMDRNKESTKKLARFINSFCNREGTLHYDKTGVAKVVEYSSRLVEDQTKLSTKFNDIVEILSESCAWADIEGCSLVGAEHVKKAIAEKIFRSNKYDKKILESLEDGTIILDTEGEVVGQINGLTILDMGDYSFGKPSRITANTFMGERGIVNIEREVEMSGTSHSKGVFILSGYIGQKFAQEIPLTLTASLCFEQLYGGVDGDSASSAELYAVLSSLADVPIKQYIAVTGSVNQKGEIQPIGGAIEKIEGFFELCKLRGLNGKHGVIIPYQNIKNLVLNDEVIEAVKEGMFSIYAVKTIDEGIEILTGIKAGEKKKDGTYPAGTINYLVYEKLKKYAQTAAGFYKDEKKSGK; this is encoded by the coding sequence ATGCCGCGAATAAAAGGTTTACCTTATAAGATGCTTAGGAAAGAATGTGACCCGAATTCCTTTAAGTTTAATGATACTTCTGAACTTGATGCATTAGAGGATATTATCGGGCAGGAAAGAGCAACAAAAGCCCTGCAATTTGGGCTAAAAATAAAGACCAGAGGGTATAACATTTTTATGAGCGGATCTACCGGAACAGGTAAGACTAGTTATGCTCAGAATTATGTGAAAAAAATTGCCCAAAAAGCCAAAACACCTGATGATTGGTGTTATGTATATAACTTTAACAATCCAAATCAACCTTCTGCGCTAAATTTACCCGCAGGTCTTGGTAAGATATTCCAGGGTGATATGGAGGATTTCGTAAAGGTTTTGCAGCTTGAGATTTCAAGAGCTTTTGACAGTGAAGATTATGAGAGGGAAAAAACATCTATAGCAAAAGAGTATCAGACTAGAAGAAATGATCTTTTGGAAAGGCTGAATGAGGATGCTGAAAAACAAGGCTTCAAGGTGAAGACAACTAATGCTGGTATATACTTTCTCCCAGTTGTAGAAGGTAAAACCATATCTGAAGAGGAGTATGGAGACCTTGATGAGAAACTCAAACATGAAATCACTGAAAAGTCTAATATAGTACAGCTTGAAACCATAGATATAATCAGAAAAATTAAGGCAATAGAAAAGGAAGCAGAAGAAAAAGTATCCGAGTGGGAAAATAAGATTGCATTATTTGCTGTAGGTATGCACATAAATGACCTTAAGGAGAAATACCAGGATTATAAAAAGGTTACCGATTATCTGGAAAATATTCAGGAAGATATACTTAAGAATCTGGATGATTTCAGAGAAGAGGATTATGGTGATGATCAGCAACAGTTGTTAATTCCATGGATACGCAGTTCTGAAGGTTCACCGACAGACAAGTACAGAGTAAATCTGCTGGTTGATAATAGTAAACTTAAGGGCGAACCCGTGATAGTTGATTTTAACCCTACATTTTTTAATCTGCTTGGGAAATTGGAGTACGAAAATGAGTTTGGGACAATGACTACCGATTATACCATGATAAAGGGTGGATTGTTCCACCAGGCAAACGGAGGATATTTAATTCTTCAGGCAAAGGATGTTCTCAGCAATGTACAGTCATGGGAGCTTCTAAAGAGAGTCTTGCGTACTAAGCAGATTGCTATTGAAAATATGAAGGAGCAAATGGGGCTTGTTGCGGTTTCTACTCTAAAGCCAGAACCTATACCTGTTGAAATAAAAGTAATTTTAGTTGGAAGTGAATATCTTTATCAGGCATTATATGAGTTTGATGAGGATTTTAAGAAGCTATTCAAAATTAAAGCTGATTTTGATGCTGAAATGGATAGGAATAAGGAAAGCACGAAAAAGTTGGCCAGATTTATAAACTCCTTCTGCAATAGGGAGGGCACTTTGCACTATGATAAAACTGGAGTTGCGAAGGTTGTAGAATATAGCTCGCGACTTGTGGAGGATCAGACAAAGCTTTCAACTAAATTTAATGATATAGTAGAGATATTGTCTGAATCTTGTGCGTGGGCTGATATTGAAGGATGCAGCCTGGTTGGAGCCGAACATGTAAAAAAGGCTATTGCTGAGAAGATATTCAGGTCAAACAAGTATGATAAAAAGATTCTTGAAAGTCTAGAGGATGGCACAATTATATTGGACACCGAGGGTGAAGTGGTTGGACAAATAAATGGTCTTACAATTCTTGATATGGGAGACTATTCCTTTGGTAAGCCATCAAGAATAACAGCAAATACGTTTATGGGTGAAAGAGGAATTGTAAATATTGAGAGAGAAGTAGAAATGAGTGGTACATCCCATTCGAAGGGTGTATTTATACTAAGCGGATATATTGGTCAAAAATTTGCACAGGAGATTCCATTGACTCTGACCGCCAGTCTTTGTTTTGAGCAATTGTATGGGGGTGTGGATGGAGACAGTGCATCGAGTGCAGAATTGTATGCCGTACTTTCGAGTCTGGCGGATGTGCCTATAAAGCAGTATATAGCAGTAACCGGTTCTGTGAATCAGAAAGGAGAGATTCAACCGATCGGCGGTGCTATAGAAAAGATTGAAGGCTTCTTTGAACTGTGTAAGTTACGTGGCTTAAATGGCAAGCATGGGGTTATAATACCGTATCAGAACATAAAAAATCTTGTTTTGAATGATGAAGTTATTGAGGCTGTCAAGGAAGGAATGTTCAGCATCTATGCAGTAAAAACGATAGATGAAGGTATTGAAATCCTCACAGGCATAAAAGCAGGAGAAAAGAAAAAGGATGGAACTTATCCTGCAGGAACGATAAATTATCTGGTATATGAGAAGCTTAAAAAATACGCGCAAACTGCTGCGGGTTTTTATAAGGATGAAAAGAAATCAGGAAAATAG
- a CDS encoding TetR family transcriptional regulator C-terminal domain-containing protein: protein MTKAMNQKDIFNAYQKFTEEYIAMIKDFYQKGINSGEFIPHNARQSAIALMSALDGVLVYMALDKKLLFEEVVESLNYRLVEVLLNDNKK, encoded by the coding sequence ATGACAAAAGCTATGAACCAGAAAGATATATTCAATGCCTATCAAAAATTTACTGAAGAATATATTGCTATGATAAAGGATTTTTACCAAAAAGGGATTAATTCAGGTGAGTTTATACCTCATAACGCCAGGCAAAGTGCAATAGCTCTTATGTCAGCCCTAGATGGAGTACTTGTCTACATGGCTTTAGATAAAAAGTTATTGTTCGAAGAGGTAGTGGAAAGTCTTAATTATAGACTGGTTGAAGTTCTTCTTAATGATAATAAAAAGTGA